One region of Emys orbicularis isolate rEmyOrb1 chromosome 4, rEmyOrb1.hap1, whole genome shotgun sequence genomic DNA includes:
- the ARF6 gene encoding ADP-ribosylation factor 6 yields the protein MGKVLSKIFGNKEMRILMLGLDAAGKTTILYKLKLGQSVTTIPTVGFNVETVTYKNVKFNVWDVGGQDKIRPLWRHYYTGTQGLIFVVDCADRDRIDEARQELHRIINDREMRDAIILIFANKQDLPDAMKPHEIQEKLGLTRIRDRNWYVQPSCATTGDGLYEGLTWLTSNYKS from the coding sequence ATGGGCAAGGTGCTGTCCAAGATCTTCGGCAACAAGGAGATGCGGATCCTGATGCTGGGGCTGGACGCGGCCGGTAAAACCACCATCCTGTACAAACTGAAGCTGGGCCAGTCCGTCACCACCATCCCCACCGTGGGCTTCAACGTGGAGACGGTGACTTACAAAAACGTCAAGTTCAACGTGTGGGATGTCGGGGGCCAGGACAAGATCCGCCCCCTGTGGCGGCACTACTACACGGGCACGCAGGGGTTAATCTTCGTGGTGGATTGCGCCGACCGCGACCGCATCGACGAGGCCCGCCAGGAGCTGCACCGCATCATCAACGACCGGGAGATGCGGGACGCCATCATCCTGATCTTCGCCAACAAGCAGGACCTGCCCGATGCTATGAAACCCCATGAAATCCAGGAGAAACTGGGCCTCACCCGAATCAGGGATAGGAATTGGTACGTGCAGCCCTCCTGTGCTACCACAGGGGATGGACTCTATGAAGGGCTGACATGGTTAACGTCCAATTATAAATCCTAA